In Lycium barbarum isolate Lr01 chromosome 9, ASM1917538v2, whole genome shotgun sequence, the DNA window TCTATTTTTGATAAGAAAGTTGAGAGGGTGGCCCATGGGAAGGTGTTACCTTATGTATCTCGTCTTTGGGTGTGTCTTTTGGTAGGTACATTCATTTGGCTGCTGAAAACTCTACTTGTAAAGGTGCTGGCTATGTCATTTCATGTTAACGCGTTTTTTGATCGGATTCAAGAGTCTCTGTTTAATCAATATGTGATTGAGACCTTGTCTGGGCCACCAATTGTTGAGATTGAGCACGAACAAGAAGAGGAGGAGAAAGTTATGGCGGAGGTGCAGAAGCTTCAGAATGCTGGGGCTACATTACCTGCTGATCTCAAGGCGGCCATATTACACAACAAGAGGCCTGTTGGAAAGAGCCCACCATCCGCTACCACCAGGAGTCCTGTTTTCTCCAGTGTCATGACTAAGAAAGAAGAGGGGGGCATCACTATAGATCATCTGCATAGGCTGAATCACAAGAACATTTCAGCTTGGAATATGAAAAGATTGACCAACATTGTTAGGAAAGGGGTGTTGTCAACTCTGCATGATCAGCTACAGCATTCAACAGATGAGGAGGATGAATCTGTAGAGATCACAAGTGAAAAACAGGCTAAAGTTGCAGCCAGGAAGCTATTTAACAATGTGGCTAAGCCTGGCTCCAAGTAAGTTATTTCCTGTCACCTTTTAATCTGCGAATATTGTTTCTCGTAAGAGAGTTTTAAACCTATGCCAGCTATTTCATTCTGGATTGTTCGTCTGTGCTTTTTGACATTGCATAGTGGGGGTTGCTTTTCCATGCTTGTAAAGGAGAGCATCTGTAAGCTACATACTGGCATTGCAGCTTGTCAGTTGAACCTCATATTGTTGGTTGCGAGCAGAGCAATGCTAAGTGCCTGTTATTGTGAAAGCTGGAGCGTCCATTATATTCCAAGCTGTTACAGCGTCCTACTTTTCCTTTATCACTGGCTTACTTAACGTGTAATCATCAGGTTCATCTATCTGGAGGATTTGATGCGTTTTATGAGAGAAGACGAGTCTCTGAAAACAATACACCTCTTTGAAGGTGGAACTGAAGCCAAAGGTGTCAGTAAACGGGCTTTAAAAAATTGGGTGGTGAGTATATTGCCAAATTTCCACTCACTATTCTACATGACGTTTTGAGAAAGTTTACAAAAATCTCTTTTTTCACTTAATAGGAATGCAATAAGGGATATGTAGCTATTTATGATTGTCATATTCATTTCAAGGCATTGTTtacaaaatgaagaaaagatgGCTTAATTTCAAGGAAAGCATCCTCATTATTTTTACATTGTATTGGTGTCTGAAGTAAGAGTATCTAGAGAATCCACTAGATATGTGTTAGATGAATTTAACTAGAGCTAAATGAAAGATCCTGAATTATTACTATGATTTGTGTAGGGAACATCTGGTACAGCTTGATCTACACTTGTGGTCGTaaatttgttttctttcttgcaGGTGAATGCATTTAGAGAACGAAGAGCTCTTGCTTTGTCTTTGAATGATACAAAGACTGCTGTGAGGAAACTGCATCAGATGTTGAATGTTCTTGTGGCAGTAATCATATTGGTTATCTGGCTCCTTATACTGAGAGTTGCCACTACACATTTCTTGGTCTTAATGAGTTCCCAAGTTCTTCTGGTGGTATTCATGTTTGGAAACGCAGCCAAAACAACCTTTGAGGCAATCATATTTTTATTTGTGATGCACCCATTTGATGTAGGTGATCGTCTTGAAGTCGAAGGAGTTCAGGTGAGAGAATTATCCACTTTAAAGCAGTTGATAGATCTGACTGTATTATCATTTATGTAACAAAAAACACTTCTGATGTTTATGTTCCAGATGATAGTTGAAGAGATGAATATATTGACGACAGTTTTCCTGAGATATGATAACCAGAAGATCATTTATCCAAACAGTGTCTTGTCTACAAAGCCCATAAGTAATTACTATCGCAGTCCTCACATGGGAGATGCAATTGATTTCTGTATTCATATTTCCACTCCTATGGAAAAGATTGCTACAATGAAGGAGAAAATCACAAGGTATCTTCAAAGATGCATCTACGTACTTTGTTTCATATCTTGAGCACTAGTACTCTTTTATGTCGCTGCACGCCAGCAAAGTTTTCAATTTATAGAGGAATCGGTTTTTCTTATTCTTTCACTGAAACATTGCTTCTACTGGTTGGCAATAAGGAACTTAAATTGCTATcttgtgctatgatatgacattgCTCGGAATGCCTCCAGAATTGTGTTTTATGAAATAAAAGATTATTTATAATGTCATTGTAGTTTAACTAGTTGTAGCAAGTTACTGACTTTGTTTTCCAAGTTACCAATTCATTCTTTTCAACAGGTTCACCAGATAGTGTGAAAATATTTACATTGTCAATAGATATTTTAACTCATGGTGAAgaaagcacctcaggaggctggcttggaagtgagacttggtacccaggccatccagaagaaaagtagtttcaagtaccttgggtctattctgcaaagcagtggggagattgacgattatgtcacacatcgtattggggtagggtggatgaaatagaggcttgcttccggagtgctatgtgacaagaaggtgccaccaaaacttaagggcaagttctacaaagtggtggttagaccgactatgttgtatggggcggagtgttggccagttaagatctctcacgttcaaaagatgaaagttgccgagatgagaatgttaagatggatgtgtggccacactaggagtgacaggattaggaatgagcatattcgggataaggtgggggtgacctcggtggaagacaagatgcgagaagcgagattgagatggtttgagcATGTGAAGAGGTGAGACACAGAttccccagtgcggaggtgtgagaggttggccatggacggtttcagacgaggtaggggtaggccgaagaagtattggggagaggtaattagacacgacatggcgcaactacagcttaccgaagacatgaccttagataggagggtttgaaggacccaaattagggtagaaggctagtagatagtctcgttttccgtttttattagtagtcgcattatcgcaatataatttcttctgctcagatttctgctatta includes these proteins:
- the LOC132608896 gene encoding mechanosensitive ion channel protein 6-like, with amino-acid sequence MDKLRKSFKSLYTSNSEEERQVLLTEKKMSPSQSTSPAMDTSDARDVIVKVNTRETPKNTELSSSSKSQFSNNGDSKTSGKTWRDSSYDFTNDEVMKAQFDFVTESPLSRVEESPTRDVKVSFNDNLNEPKRRRSSASGVAGEEVLLCTSSSSSSRRKSSVLTTRTKSRLLDPPDQDHKSQKMTMKSGFLGKGSEIDEEDPFWDEDLPEQYKKMKFSPLSVLQLLSLILIIAAFVSSLAIPVLREKRVFELELWKWELMVLVLISGRLVSGWLIRLVVYFIERNFLWRKRVLYFVYGLRNAVQNCIWLSLVLIAWQSIFDKKVERVAHGKVLPYVSRLWVCLLVGTFIWLLKTLLVKVLAMSFHVNAFFDRIQESLFNQYVIETLSGPPIVEIEHEQEEEEKVMAEVQKLQNAGATLPADLKAAILHNKRPVGKSPPSATTRSPVFSSVMTKKEEGGITIDHLHRLNHKNISAWNMKRLTNIVRKGVLSTLHDQLQHSTDEEDESVEITSEKQAKVAARKLFNNVAKPGSKFIYLEDLMRFMREDESLKTIHLFEGGTEAKGVSKRALKNWVVNAFRERRALALSLNDTKTAVRKLHQMLNVLVAVIILVIWLLILRVATTHFLVLMSSQVLLVVFMFGNAAKTTFEAIIFLFVMHPFDVGDRLEVEGVQMIVEEMNILTTVFLRYDNQKIIYPNSVLSTKPISNYYRSPHMGDAIDFCIHISTPMEKIATMKEKITRHVDNKSDHWYPAPLIVMRDVEDLNRIKWSVWLSHTMNHQDMGERWSRRALLVEEMIKIFRELDIEYRMLPLDVNVRNLRPLSSSRTPSNWTICA